Proteins found in one Hevea brasiliensis isolate MT/VB/25A 57/8 chromosome 18, ASM3005281v1, whole genome shotgun sequence genomic segment:
- the LOC110637278 gene encoding serine/threonine-protein kinase rio2 codes for MKLDVDVLRYLSKDDFRVLTAVEMGMRNHEIVPTELIDRIASLKHGGTYKVLKNLLKHKLLHHDSSKYDGFRLTYLGYDFLAIKTMVNRGVFAAVGRQIGVGKESDIFEVATEDGTVLAMKLHRLGRISFRAVKSKRDYLRHRSSYNWLYLSRLAALKEFAFMKALEEHGFPVPKAVDCNRHCVVMSLVQGYPLVQVKQLQNPETVFETIIGLVVHLAEHGLIHCDFNEFNIMIDDNEKVTMIDFPQMVSVSHRNAQMYFDRDVECIFKFFGKRFNLSFKEHTDENDGSDVDSDENGRPTFSSISKLAGFLDKELAASGFSRKDQDDIEKFIEGGIEKDRSSDTEGTEDEEHESKSSETIKRTLDSLHLLEKEENTSNFIEEGKVYENQQSCETGQNNGSESEEASDKEEESQTLNTGDVELVKRLNKQRRRAIASVRGGRRSLASRNSYKDKGGKSSQNSKLKKQLSSW; via the exons ATGAAATTGGACGTGGATGTCTTAAGATATCTCTCCAAAGATGATTTTAGGGTTCTCACTGCTGTTGAGATGGGCATGAGAAAT CATGAAATTGTACCTACAGAGCTCATTGACCGTATCGCTTCTCTCAA GCATGGAGGCACATACAAGGTTTTAAAAAACTTGCTCAAGCATAAGCTGCTGCACCATGACTCCTCCAAAT ATGATGGGTTTCGTCTCACCTACCTTGGCTATGATTTCCTTGCAATTAAAACGATGGTCAATCGTGGAGTATTTGCTGCTGTCGGTCGTCAAATTGGAGTTGGAAAGGAGTCTG ATATATTCGAGGTTGCTACAGAGGATGGCACAGTATTGGCAATGAAGTTGCACAGACTTGGCAGAATTTCTTTCAGGGCTGTCAAGTCTAAGCGTGATTACTTGAGGCACCGTAGTAGTTATAATTGGCTCTACTTGTCCCGACTTGCTGCACTAAAAGAATTTGCGTTTATGAAG GCTTTGGAAGAACATGGTTTTCCTGTTCCAAAAGCTGTGGACTGTAATAGGCATTGTGTGGTTATGTCACTTGTTCAGGGTTACCCACT CGTGCAGGTGAAGCAATTGCAGAATCCAGAAACAGTTTTTGAAACAATAATAGGCCTTGTTGTTCATCTTGCAGAACATGGCCTCATTCACTGCGACTTCAATGAATTTAATATTATG ATTGATGATAATGAGAAGGTCACCATGATTGATTTTCCCCAGATGGTGTCTGTATCACATCGAAATGCTCAAAT GTATTTTGACCGTGATGTTGAATGCATCTTTAAGTTTTTTGGCAAGAG ATTTAACCTGTCCTTTAAAGAACACACAGATGAAAATGATGGTTCAGATGTAGATTCAGATGAAAATGGAAGACCTACCTTTTCTTCTATATCAAAATTAGCTGGTTTTCTTGACAAGGAACTTGCTGCCAGTGGATTTTCAAGGAAAGATCAGGATGACATAGAGAAA TTCATTGAAGGTGGGATTGAGAAGGATAGAAGCTCTGACACTGAAGGAACTGAAGATGAAGAACATGAATCCAAGTCGAGTGAAACAATCAAGAGGACTTTAGATTCTTTGCACTTGCTAGAGAAG GAGGAAAATACTTCGAACTTTATTGAAGAGGGCAAAGTATATGAGAATCAACAGAGCTGTGAAACAGGTCAAAACAATGGGTCTGAATCAGAAGAAGCAAGTGACAAG GAAGAAGAAAGTCAGACTCTAAATACAGGTGATGTTGAATTGGTCAAGCGTCTTAACAAGCAGAGAAGACGTGCCATAGCATCAGTTCGAGGGGGACGGAGGAGTCTTGCCTCCAGAAATTCCTATAAGGACAAGGGTGGTAAATCCTCTCAGAATTCGAAACTTAAGAAACAGTTGAGCAGCTGGTGA